A genomic window from Balaenoptera acutorostrata chromosome 20, mBalAcu1.1, whole genome shotgun sequence includes:
- the DCAKD gene encoding dephospho-CoA kinase domain-containing protein → MFLVGLTGGIASGKSSVIQVFQQLGCAVIDVDVIARHVVQPGYPAHRRIVEAFGTEVLLENGDIDRKVLGDLIFNQPDRRHLLNSITHPEICKEMMKETFKFFLRGYRYVILDIPLLFETKKLLKYMKHTVVVYCDRDTQLARLMQRNNLNRDDAEARIKAQLPLKDKARMARHVLDNSGEWSVTKRQVVLLHAELERSLEYLPLRLGVLTGLAGIASLLYLLTHYLLSSP, encoded by the exons ATGTTCCTGGTGGGCCTGACAGGGGGCATTGCCTCAGGCAAGAGCTCGGTGATCCAGGTGTTCCAGCAGCTGGGTTGTGCGGTGATTGATGTGGACGTCATTGCCCGGCATG TCGTCCAGCCAGGATACCCCGCCCACCGGCGTATCGTGGAGGCCTTCGGCACTGAGGTCTTGCTGGAGAATGGCGACATCGATCGAAAGGTCCTGGGGGACCTGATCTTTAACCAGCCCGACCGGCGGCACCTGCTCAACTCCATCACCCACCCCGAGATCTGCAAGGAAATGATGAAGGAGACCTTCAAGTTCTTCCTCCGGG GATACCGCTACGTGATTCTGGATATCCCCCTGCTGTTTGAGACCAAGAAACTGCTCAAGTACATGAAGCACACAGTGGTGGTATACTG TGACCGAGACACGCAGCTGGCCCGGCTGATGCAGCGGAACAACCTGAACCGCGACGACGCAGAGGCCCGGATCAAGGCCCAGCTGCCCCTGAAGGACAAGGCCCGCATGGCCCGCCACGTTCTAGACAACTCAGGCGAGTGGAGCGTCACCAAACGCCAGGTGGTCCTCCTGCACGCCGAGCTGGAGCGCTCCCTGGAGTACCTGCCACTGCGGCTCGGGGTCCTCACGGGGCTGGCCGGCATCGCCAGTCTCCTCTACCTGCTCACCCACTACCTCCTGTCTTCCCCCTAG